In the Nicotiana tabacum cultivar K326 chromosome 16, ASM71507v2, whole genome shotgun sequence genome, one interval contains:
- the LOC107774394 gene encoding 14-3-3-like protein C produces the protein MAVAPTAREENVYMAKLAEQAERYEEMVEFMEKVSNSLGSEELTVEERNLLSVAYKNVIGARRASWRIISSIEQKEESRGNEEHVNSIREYRSKIENELSKICDGILKLLDAKLIPSAASGDSKVFYLKMKGDYHRYLAEFKTGAERKEAAESTLTAYKAAQDIATTELAPTHPIRLGLALNFSVFYYEILNSPDRACNLAKQAFDEAIAELDTLGEESYKDSTLIMQLLRDNLTLWTSDMQDDGADEIKEDPKPDESKN, from the exons ATGGCGGTGGCACCGACGGCGCGTGAGGAGAACGTGTATATGGCAAAGCTTGCAGAGCAAGCTGAGAGGTACGAAGAAATGGTTGAATTCATGGAGAAGGTCTCCAACTCCCTGGGCTCAGAAGAACTCACCGTGGAAGAACGAAACCTCCTCTCCGTGGCGTATAAGAACGTGATCGGAGCGCGTAGGGCATCGTGGCGTATTATCTCATCGATTGAGCAAAAGGAAGAGTCCAGAGGGAACGAGGAACACGTGAACTCTATCCGCGAGTACAGATCTAAGATTGAGAATGAGCTCTCTAAGATCTGTGATGGCATTCTGAAATTGCTCGATGCAAAGCTTATCCCTTCTGCAGCATCTGGTGATTCTAAGGTGTTTTACCTGAAAATGAAAGGAGATTACCACCGCTATTTGGCTGAGTTCAAGACCGGTGCTGAACGTAAGGAGGCTGCTGAGAGCACTCTCACTGCCTACAAAGCTGCTCAG GACATTGCTACTACTGAACTTGCCCCAACACATCCCATCCGACTTGGACTGGCTCTTAACTTCTCTGTGTTTTACTATGAGATCTTGAACTCTCCTGACCGCGCTTGCAATCTTGCTAAACAG GCCTTTGATGAAGCAATTGCTGAGTTGGATACATTGGGCGAGGAGTCTTACAAGGATAGCACTTTGATCATGCAACTTCTTCGTGACAATCTCACTCTCTGGACATCTGATATGCAG GATGATGGGGCTGATGAAATCAAGGAAGATCCCAAACCTGATGAATCCAAAAATTGA